AAAGCGTTGGCATTCTAGGATCGTCCCAGCCACTGACATAATGCTTTTCTACCAACTGACGCAATTTGCGCTTACTCATTACCGTGTTGTTGATTCCGAGACGTGCAAACTCAATCTGACGTGGCTTTGCAGGTAAATCTACATGCTCAATCACCCAGTCATAAAGCGGTCGATGATCCTCAAATTCCAAGCTACAAAGAGAATGCGTAATTCCTTCGATTGCATCTTCGATCGGATGTGCAAAATCGTACATCGGATAAATACACCAGTCATTTCCTGTACGATGATGCTTCATATGATTAATTCGATAAATAACCGGATCTCTCATATTAAAGTTACCGGAATTTAAATCAATCTTTGCACGCAGCGTCATTCTGCCATCTTCGAATTCTCCTGCTTTCATTCTCGCGAAAAGATCGAGACTCTCTTCCATCGGACGATCCCGATAGGGGCTTACTGCCGGGTGGCTCAAATCTCCACGATTATTGTGCATCTGCTCCGGAGTTAACTCGCAGACATAAGCAAGTCCCTCACGAATCAGTTTAACTGCCAATTCATACATCTTCGGAAAATAATCGGACGCATAGTAAAAGCGGTCGTCCCAGTCAAATCCTAACCATTTAATATCTCGTTTGATAGAATCGACATATTCTACATCCTCTTTGGTCGGATTGGTATCATCCATACGCAGATTACACATACCGCCGTATTTTTCCGCTGTACCAAAGTCAATGCAGATTGCCTTGGCGTGTCCGATATGAAGATAACCATTTGGCTCAGGAGGAAAACGTGTATGGACTTTTTTTCCATAATCGCGTCCACCTTCTGCCAAATCCTCCTCGATCAGGGTATGAATAAAGTTTCCGGAATTTTCTTCCGCTGGCTCCACTATTTTATTATCACTCATGTGATTAACGCTCCTTACGCTTTCAGTTTTTCAAGACCCAGTGTTAGCCTTCTCAGGGATTCCTTTTTGCCTAAAACAGATAAAATCTCCATTGCGCCTCCAGGAGTCACCGTTTGTCCTGCCGCGGCAATTCTTACCGGCCACAGTAAAGTTCCATTTTTCACTTCTAAATCTTTCGCAAGCTGGAGCAGCTTGTCATGCAGAGAAGGGACGCTCCAATCTTCCAGAGACGATAGTAAATCAATCGATTTCTGGAGCATCACTGGGGCATTCTCTAAAGTTGCCTTGCTTTTTTTATTGATAAAAAAGTCTGTCGGATAATCCGGCAGTTCTTTAAAGAACTGCAGCATTTGAGGAACTTCGATAAATTTCAGGACACGAGGCTGAAGAATATCTGCAAGAATTTCAGTGTCCGGCAGATTCTCCCCAAAGACTTCTTTAAAATAAGGAGCTGCCTCTCGAATAAATTCTTCTTTCGGCATCTTGTGAATATATTCCCCATTCATCCAAGTGAGTTTTTCATAATCAAACACTGCCGGACTTTTGCTGATTCCATCGAGTGAAAAAGCACTGCATAATTCCTGCAGGGAATAAATTTCACAATTATCTTTAGGAGCCCAACCCAAAAGTGCAATATAGTTGACAATGGTTTCGGGCAAATATCCTTCCTTGATCAGATCAGCAAATCCGGTAGAACCATGACGCTTTGAAAGCTTACTGGTTGTCCCATCAGCATTACGGCCCATGATCAGCGGCAAATGCACATAAACCGGAATTTCCCAGCCAAATGCCTCATATAGCAGATTATATTTTGGTGTACTGGTCAGATATTCGCATCCACGCACAACATGCGTAATGTGCATCAGGTGATCATCAATCACATTAGCAAAATTATAAGTTGGATATCCATCTGATTTAATTAAGACCTGATCTTCCAACATTTTATTCTCAATCGTGATCTCTCCAAATACGGAATCGACAAAGGTGGTGCTGCCTTCCAGCGGCATTTTCTGTCGAATAACCCGCGGTGTACCCATATCTAAAAGCCGCTGCACTTCTTCTTTAGGAAGATTGCGGCAATGACGATCATAGCCGCCGAACGTGTTCTCTTGATGCAGAGATTCCAAACGTTCCTTCGTGCAGAAGCAATAATAAGCTTTTCCTTCCTCTACCAGCTTCTCAGCATAAGGAAGATAAATATCTTTCCGTTCACTTTGAATATATGGGCCGTATTCTCCTCCGAGATCCGGACCTTCGTCGTGCTGCAAACCGACTTGTTGTAATGTATGATAAATGACATCTACAGCGCCCGGCACCAAACGTTCCTGATCAGTATCTTCAATTCTCAGGATGAATTTTCCCCCCTGGGATTTTGCTACTAAATAAGCATACAGTGCTGTGCGCAAATTTCCCACATGCATAAAGCCGGTAGGACTTGGCGCAAAACGGGTACGGACAATCGTTTTTTCCATCCAAAACGCCTCTTTCTTTGATACGGTCTGTTTATATTATAACGAAAGCTTCAATTTTTCGCAATAATTTTTATGATTTTCCTTTTATTGTTCCTCCTTTTAACAGACATTATCATGTAATACCATTTTTAATATCTCAATTATCCAAAAATAAATTTAAAAGCATTAAAAATTCCCGTTTCATTTTGAGGACAGATAGAAGAATACCGTGATAACCAAAGAAGACTGGTACGAAATACTTTATCGTACCAGTCCCCCATTTAATCTTTTTCTTTTTTTGACAAGTTATAGGAATCTGCAAGATACTGCGATGCTTTTTCAATTCCTTCTGCGGTCAATGAGAATTCTTTTTGAGTTTTATCTTCTGCTAATTCACAGCAAACAGGAGAACTCCAGATAGAAATATTAAGAATGCCGTCTCCCGGCTCTGCAGCATAATTAAATCCATTTTCAATTCCAGTTCCAACGCTTCCCGTATACCGATTTCCAGAAGCAAAATATAAAATACCGGGAAGATCAAACTGCTTTTTTTCATCAAAACTCATAAAGCCCCTCCTTTTCGTTTTTTATTATCACGACACCCTATAAAAGACAAAAACATATTGTTTTATTATAGATCAAAATTTTCTATGAAACAATGCAAAGAAACATAATTCTAATAATTAATTACTACGTCGTCACTACAGTAAAATAAAAAATAGCCACATCAAATAGTCAGCAAACAGCTATTCAATGTGACATTTTTATCATTTACTCAATGTAAATCCAGATTCTGATTATGCCTATCATATTGCATTAATAAAAACGCATCCGTACCAATAGGCGTTTTTTTAGTATATGTGTGTACCTTAAAAAACCCTGCTGACAGATAACATTGTATTGCTCTTTTATTAAAAGTTCTCACTTCTAATTCAAGAATCTTCTCCGTGAACCTCTTTTGAAATTCTTGAATAATTAGATCCATTAATTGTTTTCCATAGCCCATTCCACAAAGTTGAGGATTTAACCCCAATCCTACCATAACAATTCGATCATTAACTGAAAAACGAAAATAGCCGCACAACTGGATCTCATTATCAATTACCGCCATAAATTCATTTTTACGCTTTTCAGGAACAGTAATTGCCCATTTTTGTGCTGACATTATATCCCAAGCCGGATAATTATAGACGCTGTATTCATTATCATATTTCCAAGTACTTATCTCTTTCGCATATTTTTCAGTAAGTTCTGCTTGATAAAGCATTTTTATCCTTCCCCATAATAAAATCATCGGAACAGCTGTTTCACTTATAATAACTCTCCGACAACTTTAAAAATCGAAAATATTGTCTTCGGATTTTTGCACATAAATATTATTTCTATAAAGGATTTAAACTTAAGTATTACTATATTAAGATTAAGCAAATAAAAGGATTCGAACCACAATGGCTCGAATCCTTTTATTTGCTTTTATAACTGGTCCGAGTGGCGAGACTTGAACTCACGGCCTCTTGACCCCCAGTCAAGCGCGCTACCAACTGCGCCACACCCGGAAATTGACAACGTTGATTATTTTATCATAAGTGTTCTTAAAAAGCAAGCCATTTTCCAGAAAACTTATGCACTACAATGAAACGCTGCCCATTATCTTAATATATCAATCAGGTTAAATCATCCAGATTGTTTCCATTAAAAAACTTATCATGTACCGCAAGGACTGCACGATCTGCATCTTTGTCGGCCAGCAATACGGAAATTTTAATTTCACTTGTCGAGATCATTTGAATATTAATATTTGCTTCAAAAAGTGCTTCAAACATCTGTGCAGCAATTCCAGGATGAGATTCCATTCCGGCACCTACTACGCTCACTTTTGAAACATGATCATCATAAGTGAGGCTAGAAGCCCCAATCAAATCAAGATAAGGAGAAAGAATGTCTAAAGTCTCTTGTAGATTTCCTGCATTTACTGTAAAACTGATATCCTTCGTTCCGTTACGTCCTACAGACTGGAGGATAATATCCACATTGATTCCATTGGCAGAAAGCTTTGAAAAAATCTTAAAAGCAAGGCCGGGACGATCCGGCACCCCGATAATTGAAATTCGTGCAACATCTTCATCTTTTGCCACACCGCTAATCAGCATCTTCTCCATTTTGGTTGCCTCCTTGACGATTGTCCCTTTTTTCCGAGTTAAGCTGGAGAGAACCTCCAGTTCAATATTATACTTTTTCGCCATTTCTACAGAACGATTATTTAGAACCTGTGCACCCAACGATGCCAATTCCAACATCTCATCATAAGAAATACAATCTAATTTTTTAGCTCCAGGAACCTTGCGTGGATCTGCCGTAAAAACGCCTTCTACATCGGTAAAAATCTGACAAAGATCTGCATGCATTACCGCTGCAATTGCAACAGCGCTGGTATCACTGCCACCACGTCCCAGTGTTGTTACATCCCCATATTTATTAATTCCTTGAAACCCTGTCACTACCACAATATTTTTCTTGTCAAGCGCCTGACGAATCCTACTTGGGGCCACCCGCTTAATCCGGGCACTCCCATATGCGCTGCTGGTCTCAAATCCCGCTTGCCACCCCAAAAGTGAAACCACCGGGAACCCAAGCTTTTCAATCGCCATCGCCAGCAAAGACGCACTCATCTGCTCCCCTGCTGTCAAAAGCATATCCATTTCTCTTTTGCTTGGATTTGAATTAATTTCTGCAGCTTTTTTAATTAAATCATCTGTTGTATCTCCTTGGGCAGAGACAACAACGACCACGTCATTTCCCTTCTGATATGTTTTCGTTACAATATCAGCTACGTTAAATACACGTTCCGCGTTTGCAACGGAACTTCCGCCAAATTTCTGAACAATTAAGCTCATGGATGTTCTCTCCTCATAAAAAGTTTGTCTTAATTGTAAAACTCACTCAACAAAGATCTGTGCCCCATTCGGTTCTGCGTTCAGCAGTTTTACCTGCCAATCTCCAATTTGCTTTTCTTTCAAACGTTCTTTCGCAAGCTTTGTAAAATGATCTGCAACCGTACTTTCAACCATTGCCAGGATTGACGGGCCTGCGCCACTCACACAGGTTCCCAGACAGCCAAGCTCATAACTGAGACGAAAAACTTGATCATAGTTTGGAATTAAAGACGAACGGTACGGCTGATGAATTCTATCCTCAACCGCAACCCGGAGATTTTCAAGATTGCCTGAAAACAAAGACGCTGTCATTAACGCGGATCTTGACAAATTATAAATAGCATCCTGTCTGCTATAGGTATCCGGCAAAACAGATCGCGCTTTTTCAGTCTTCAACTCAAATGGAGGAATAAAAAGCACAAAGCGAATTTTATCACATACTGGAACACTGACGCTGTAGACTTTTCCGGCTTCAATCGCAGAAGCCACTAGGCCGCCTTCTATCGCCGGTGCAACATTATCTGGGTGTCCTTCAATTTTTGTTGCCAAACTAACAAGTTCCATTTGGTTCATTGGAGATCCCAAAAGTCTGTTTGCTCCTGCTAATCCAGCCACGATGCAGGCTGAACTGCTGCCAAGTCCGCGCGCCATTGGAATATTATTTAGTTGAACAATTTTTAAGCCCGGCAGTTTATGCCCACACTCTTCATAAAGCTGTTTTGCAGCCCAAAAAATCAGATTGGTTTCATCTTTCGGTACATCGACGTCGTCTTTACAGGAAATATCGACACAGTCCGATTCTTCCATCCATACCTGATTATATAAATTCAGAGCGATTCCCAAGGCATCAAACCCAGAGCCGAGATTGGCACTGGTCGCCGGTATCTGGATTCTGATCATTTTACCGCACATCCTATCTCTTATACTATGCATTCATCACATATCGCCCACTCGAATCGTATTTTGAATTTCTATTCCTGCTTTTTTAAGCACAATACATTTTTTGCGGAATTCACACTCCTGCATAGTATCCGTAACAAATGCAAATTCCCCTAGTGGTGCATTTTTTCTTTTTAAATGTTCCAATGTTGAAAATTCTTTTGTTGCAAGGGCAAGTCCCTTTTCCGCATCTTCCTTATATTTTGCACAAACATAAAATGCGCGGATATCCTTTGTATAATCATCGATATAATCTGGGGAACCAGCATCCCAGAATAAATATTTTCTGGCTTTCAGATGTTTTACACAATCAATGACATCTGCTACTACTGCACTTGCGGTCGGCAGCTTTCCGGCGCCTTTTCCGTAAAATAAAACATCTCCAGTTGCATCGCCGCGCACCATAATTGCATTAAAAACATTATCAACCGTAGCAATTTGGCTATCAGAAGGAATAAACATTGGACATACAATGATTTGCAGCCGTCCATTTTCTTCTTTTTTTACTTCGCCAATCAGCTTGATGACTCCATGCCAAGAATCTGCGTATTCCACGTCAGTTTTACGAATCTCAGTAATCCCTTCTGTGTGAACCTGTTCCGGATAAACATGATGTCCATAAGTTAAAGAAGCAAGAATGCAAATTTTACGGCAGGCATCCATGCCTTCGATATCCGCAGAAGGATCATGTTCTGCATAGCCGAGCTTTTGTGCCAGTTTCAGTGCATCTTCAAAAGACATATTATCGTGGAACATCTTCGTCAAAATAAAATTGGTTGTTCCATTTAAAATTCCGCAGATTCCAACCACATCATTTGCCGCTAAGCACTGACTGATAGGCCTTAAAATCGGAATTCCACCTCCGACACTTGCCTCAAAAAGGAAATTTAAATTTTTTTCTTGAGCAATCTTGAGCAGTTCAGCTCCTTTTGAAGCAACCAGCTCTTTATTGGAAGTAACAACGCTTTTCCCTGCTTCTAAAGAACGGCGCACATACTCATACGCCGGGTTTAACCCGCCGATCGCTTCTACAACAATTTTAATGTCCGGATCGTCAACTATTTCATCAAAAGATTTCGTAAATTCTCCCTGAAGAGAACTTTCCGCATGATCTCTTCTAACCAGGATGTATTTAACATTAATTTTTTCTTTTGCGCGATGAGCAATGCTATCAGCATGTGTTGTTAAAACTTCCACAACGCCGGAACCAACCACGCCATACCCAAGAACCGCTATTTCTATCATTTGCAAAGCCCCCTCAACATGCATGATCATTAAAGGCTAAAAATTAGACTTAACTTTTATAGTTTATCATGTTTTTCTACAACTTTCAACTAATTCACCTGATTTAAGACGAAGAAAAAGAACAGGCAGATACCATAAGAAGTACCTGCCTGTTCAATCATAAAAACATAAGTTTATTTTCGATTAAGCCCCTAAAAGTTAACCCGATAAAGAAGAAGTTGGGGTTTTCGATGAAGAGGGTACTTCCGAAGAACGAGATGGTGTAGACGAAGGAGGCTGCCCATGGCTACTTGATCCTGAATTTGGTGAAGTGGAACTTTGAGGGCTACTCGTTTGAGTCTTTGAAGACGATCCAGATGAGCTGGAAGAAGAAGAGGAAGAAGAACTTATCATAGAAGACGTCTCACTACTCCCCTTATGGTCACTCCCTCCGTTACAAACTGCCGGAAGATTATTTTTATCATAATAACCGACTGCAGTATCCGTACAGGAATCTCCTGCTAAAAGGCCGCTGCTCTTACAATACGTTCGTTCTACAATATTGGGATCTAAGTCAAATGGCACCGCCGTCTGACCGGAAAGATACTGTGAAATTAAAGCACGCCAAATCTGCTTGCAGTATTCAGTCTTCCAACTAATATCTTTCATCTGTTCATAGCCACTCCAGATACCTGCAACGACTTTTGGTGTTCCTCCAATAAACCAGCTATCCGGTGTTGCACTGCCCATGTTACTGGTACCAGTTTTACCAAAAACCTGCCAGCCGCTGATTGCAGCAGCTGTACCAGTACCGCCGCTTACAACAGACTGCAAAATATGATTCATGATTCCAGCCGTTGTTCCTTTGATTACTTGTTCACTGGACTCATTACGATTATCCTCGATAATATTTCCATCATGATCTTCCACATAATAAAAAGTATAAGGTTTAAAATATTTCCCGTTGTTTCCAAAGATTTGGAAACCAGCTGTCATTTCCTTAACTGTTACGCCGCGGGTTTGTCCACCAACTGCCATAGCAGCAATATTATTATCTGATTGCTCCAAGGTGGTAAAATGGAGCTGATTTACAAGGAAATTGTAGCTTGTAGTTGGTCCCATGGTATTGCACACCTGAGCAGAACTAGCATTATAGGACCATTGCAAAGCTTTCTGTACCGGTGTCCAGCTATGAAACGTATTATCCGCATTGTTTGGTCCAGATTGTCCTGGTCCAAAATAATTATCCAAAGGCTTATCATTAATTAAAGTAGAATAGGTAATTGGTACATTGTCATATTTTACGCCCTGATCCATTGCCGGTCCATAAACAGACAACGGCTTAATGGAAGAACCGGACTGCCTCTGTGTATCCGTTGCAAAGGACTGCACCATATTGCCTTCCTTTTTATTCCGGTTGCCCAAAGTTGCAAGGACACGGCCTTGATAATCCATCGCATAAAAGCCCAACTGCATCTGCTGATCGCCGCCGAAAAGGTCATCACGGAGGACATATTCTTCGGCTGATTTTTGGAAATCACAATTTTCGGCCGAATAAATTTTGTATCCACCATGATAAAGCTTGTCCACAGCCGTATCATAATTGATATTATACTTATCCATCAGCATATTGATCACATCACCGACCAAAGCTTCTGTATACCAATCCCAGGTCTGATTATTATTGCCCTCTGCTGAATAGCCAACAAAATGCATATTCTCAGATTCCTGCATTGCTTGTGTATATTCATCATCCGTGATCAATTTTTGGTCATGCATTGCTCCCAATACGGTCTGCTGACGTTCCTTATTGTTTTCGGGATTAATCAGTGGAGAATATTTGGAAGGGTTCTGCGTGATTCCTGCAATACTGGCGCATTCTGCAATATCACAGTCTTTAATGCTCTTGCCAAAATAAAGTTTTGCTGCCGCTTCTACGCCCTGTGTCCCTGAACCAAAGCTAACATAGTTAAGATAAGCTTCCAATATCTGTTCCTTGCTATACTGCTTTTCAAGATTCAGAGCACGAAAAATTTCTTTTACCTTTCGTGTCAGGCTGACTTCATCGTAATTTGTAATGTTTTTAACCAGCTGCTGCGTAATTGTAGAGCCGCCATAACTGTCATTTTGGAGCAGATGAACTGCTGCACCTGCTGTACGCACCCAGTCTACGCCACTATGTTCCCAAAAACGCTTGTCCTCAATTGCCACCATTGCATTTTTCATGTTGTCAGGGATATCACCATAATCAATCCAAACCCGGTTTTCATTTTTATAAAGAGTTGTTAACTCAACCGGATTGTTGGGATTATCCCCTTCTCCATTTACATAAATAAAACTGGTGTAATTCAATTTTAAATTTGTCAAATCAAAATCGACTTTTTCATTTCTCATGCTCATGATAAACGAAAAAAGGGCGATTCCTAAAATGACACCGGTAATCAAGCAAATTGTCAGAATCGTAAGCAACGCTTTTAAAACAATTCTTCCGAACGATTTCGCCGTCGCGGCTGGAGTATGATCCACGTTCCCCGCAGACACATACTGATCCGTATCCGGTCTCTTCATAGGGACACCTCCTGAAATTGCAAACAAAATCTAATCCATTCCATTAAATATAGAATAATTTTCCAAATCAGGTACAAACTACTCAGGAGGTGATTTCTATCATGAAGAAGCGGGATATTCTCCTGATCGTTTTTTGCTGTGTAACCGCCGTCTGCGGTGCCGCAATTATTTCGGTCTTCAAGCAGCCTGATTCTCAACCTTCTACCAACTTATTTGTATATTCTAGCGCAAATACATCGTCAAGTCAAGAAAGCCTCTCTTCAATTTATGAAAGCAGCAGCACCGAATCTGATTTGACGGTCATGTACAGGCTGCAGTCTTATCAAGGCCATATTGGTGTCTTTCGCGGAAAGGAAGAGCTTCCATTTTATGAAGTAAATGTTTCAATCACTTCTCTTCCACAATCCGATCAAAAATTATTGGAAAAAGGAATTACAGTAGACAGTGATGAAAAACTAAGATCTCTTTTAGAGGATTATGAAAGTTAAAATAATAAAAAAGGCACCATGCTTTTGCATGATGCCCCGATCAAAAAGGGAAACAATTATTTCATGCTTTCCTCATACTTTTTGATCATTTCTTTGACCATCTGGCCACCAATAGAGCCAGCTTCGCGGCTGGTAAGGTCTCCGTTATAACCATTCTTTAAGTTGACGCCAACCTCAGAAGCTGCTTCCATCTTGAACTTATCCAGTGCGGCACGAGCCTCAGGGACAACATTTTTACTAGATGTCATTTCAATACACTCCTTACAAAATAAATTTTATATCTCTTGCGTTTGCTTTCCTAGTTTGTGAGGAATGTACTGTTTTATGAGTAACAATTTTTTACTTTTTATTCAAAAATTTCCCTAATAAATTCATCAATTCTTCTGCTGTTTTTTGATTGATCTGTAAACTGATAGGGCACGGAGTCAGCCCTTTTTCCTGCCCTGCTTCATGAATCCAAATGGAAAACCAATTCTCATCCTGTGCTACATCAATTGTTGTTTTTTTTGTAATTCTTATCGGACGTTTTATTAATCGAATTTCTGTAACCTGTGCCATATTAACATCCTTTCAAAATGGGTCAGCCTCCTGATGAAGTTCCCTGATCCGTTGGAATCTGTGTTCCATTATTATCAATTTTATAACTACCGTTATAAATCAATTGGGAAATCGGAACAATCTCATAACCTTCTTTTTGCAAAGTTTCCAAAATGGAAGGCAATGCAGCAGGTGTATTTTTTGCCCCGTTATGTAACAAAACGATCGATCCCGGCTGAACTTTTCCAACCACACGCTCATAAATTTGCTGTGGTGTTGGGTCTTTCCAATCCAAACTGTCAACGTTCCATTGAATCTCGTGCATATTAAGGCCCTTGACAGTCTCAATTAAAGTATTATTATAATCTCCATAGGGCGCACGGAATAAAGTTGGCTCTTTTCCGGTGATCGCCTTGATTTTTTGGTTGCAATTTTGAATTTCCGATGCAATCTTTTCTCTCGAAAGCTGCGGCATATGTGGATGAGAATCCGAATGGTTGCACACCTCGTGTCCTGCATCTGCCAAAGCTTTTACGGATTCCGGATATTTTTCCACCCATGATCCCACAACAAAGAATGTGGTTTTAACAGAATACTTTCCTAAAATATCAATCAAATTCTGTGTCTGTTCATTTCCCCACGCTGCATCGAAGCTGATCGAAATCTTTTTTTGATCTGTTTTTACATTATAAATTGGGATAAGCCTTGTTTTTGTAGCCGCCGCATTCGCAGCGGCTCCGTGAATCCCGAATACAATTCCGGCGGCAACACATGCCACGACCGACAATGCTAAGATTGCCTTTCTCTTTGTTAAAACAAAACATTTCATAAAAAAGAACCTCCTTGGCAAAATATATGTCAAAGGAGTTTCTCAAATTCCGCTTTTGCAGATATGATACTTAAAATAAGGAGCTGATTCCATGAATACAAAGATCTGGTATCTTTATAACAGTGGATTTGTAGTAGAAACTGAAGACCATCTTTTAATTTTCGATGACTGCACTCATCCAACTGCCGGCGGCACCTTCGACCAAGGATTCGTGGATGAATCTGTCTTACCAAAAAAAGATACCATTGTATTTGTTTCTCACAGTCATCTTGACCATTTTGATCCTCATATTTTTAAATGGCGTGAATTTTGTCCAAGAATTCGCTATATTCTCTCCAACGATCTTCCCAAACTGCAAAAAGCACTTTATGTGGCGCCTGATACAGATTACGATATGGGAGATATTAAAATTCACACTTTGACCTCTACCGACCTAGGAGTTGCATTTTTAATTTGGATCGATAATCTCTGTATTTATCATGCAGGCGATTTAAACTGGTGGCACTGGGAAGGTGACACCCAGGAAAATAATGCTCATATGAAGGCAGCCTATCAGAAAGAAATTGATTCCATAAAAGGCAAAAAGATCGATATTGCTTTTGTTCCCATGGATCCGCGCCTGGAAAATCAATATCTCTGGGGGCTGGATTATTTTATGAGGACAGTTGGAGCAGATGTCTGTATTCCTATGCATTTTGGGGACAATTATTCCTGCTTCGAAAAAGTGAAAGAAGACCCGATGGCAGATCCTTATCGAAGTCATTTAGTGAATTTGACTCACTGCGGGCAAGAAATCGACTATATCAGTCCAGAATCTCCAGCCAATATCCATCCGGATCATTGATAAAATAGAGTCCCATTTCTTTGTTTTCGTAG
This genomic window from Caproicibacterium sp. BJN0003 contains:
- a CDS encoding BofC C-terminal domain-containing protein, with the translated sequence MKKRDILLIVFCCVTAVCGAAIISVFKQPDSQPSTNLFVYSSANTSSSQESLSSIYESSSTESDLTVMYRLQSYQGHIGVFRGKEELPFYEVNVSITSLPQSDQKLLEKGITVDSDEKLRSLLEDYES
- a CDS encoding polysaccharide deacetylase family protein, with amino-acid sequence MKCFVLTKRKAILALSVVACVAAGIVFGIHGAAANAAATKTRLIPIYNVKTDQKKISISFDAAWGNEQTQNLIDILGKYSVKTTFFVVGSWVEKYPESVKALADAGHEVCNHSDSHPHMPQLSREKIASEIQNCNQKIKAITGKEPTLFRAPYGDYNNTLIETVKGLNMHEIQWNVDSLDWKDPTPQQIYERVVGKVQPGSIVLLHNGAKNTPAALPSILETLQKEGYEIVPISQLIYNGSYKIDNNGTQIPTDQGTSSGG
- a CDS encoding transglycosylase domain-containing protein, which gives rise to MKRPDTDQYVSAGNVDHTPAATAKSFGRIVLKALLTILTICLITGVILGIALFSFIMSMRNEKVDFDLTNLKLNYTSFIYVNGEGDNPNNPVELTTLYKNENRVWIDYGDIPDNMKNAMVAIEDKRFWEHSGVDWVRTAGAAVHLLQNDSYGGSTITQQLVKNITNYDEVSLTRKVKEIFRALNLEKQYSKEQILEAYLNYVSFGSGTQGVEAAAKLYFGKSIKDCDIAECASIAGITQNPSKYSPLINPENNKERQQTVLGAMHDQKLITDDEYTQAMQESENMHFVGYSAEGNNNQTWDWYTEALVGDVINMLMDKYNINYDTAVDKLYHGGYKIYSAENCDFQKSAEEYVLRDDLFGGDQQMQLGFYAMDYQGRVLATLGNRNKKEGNMVQSFATDTQRQSGSSIKPLSVYGPAMDQGVKYDNVPITYSTLINDKPLDNYFGPGQSGPNNADNTFHSWTPVQKALQWSYNASSAQVCNTMGPTTSYNFLVNQLHFTTLEQSDNNIAAMAVGGQTRGVTVKEMTAGFQIFGNNGKYFKPYTFYYVEDHDGNIIEDNRNESSEQVIKGTTAGIMNHILQSVVSGGTGTAAAISGWQVFGKTGTSNMGSATPDSWFIGGTPKVVAGIWSGYEQMKDISWKTEYCKQIWRALISQYLSGQTAVPFDLDPNIVERTYCKSSGLLAGDSCTDTAVGYYDKNNLPAVCNGGSDHKGSSETSSMISSSSSSSSSSSGSSSKTQTSSPQSSTSPNSGSSSHGQPPSSTPSRSSEVPSSSKTPTSSLSG
- a CDS encoding alpha/beta-type small acid-soluble spore protein, translating into MTSSKNVVPEARAALDKFKMEAASEVGVNLKNGYNGDLTSREAGSIGGQMVKEMIKKYEESMK
- a CDS encoding MBL fold metallo-hydrolase, with the translated sequence MNTKIWYLYNSGFVVETEDHLLIFDDCTHPTAGGTFDQGFVDESVLPKKDTIVFVSHSHLDHFDPHIFKWREFCPRIRYILSNDLPKLQKALYVAPDTDYDMGDIKIHTLTSTDLGVAFLIWIDNLCIYHAGDLNWWHWEGDTQENNAHMKAAYQKEIDSIKGKKIDIAFVPMDPRLENQYLWGLDYFMRTVGADVCIPMHFGDNYSCFEKVKEDPMADPYRSHLVNLTHCGQEIDYISPESPANIHPDH